One region of Paenibacillus polymyxa M1 genomic DNA includes:
- a CDS encoding universal stress protein produces the protein MSEFKQILVAIDGSEHAMKALETAKTLSKQLQGNLHLTVLHVNPTLSMNEPPVGIDVDERIEEEGRHILEPAADYLKDEGISYRMLAGHGDPASVICESAKQEKADMIIMGTRGQGLVSELILGSVSHHVIQHAPCPVLTVK, from the coding sequence ATGAGCGAATTCAAACAGATTCTGGTCGCGATTGATGGTTCGGAACACGCTATGAAGGCATTGGAGACAGCCAAAACGTTGTCTAAGCAGCTTCAGGGAAACCTGCATCTGACCGTATTGCATGTAAATCCGACTTTATCCATGAATGAGCCCCCGGTTGGGATTGATGTGGATGAGCGGATCGAAGAGGAAGGCCGTCATATTCTGGAGCCTGCAGCCGACTATTTGAAGGACGAGGGCATTTCGTACCGTATGCTGGCGGGTCATGGTGATCCGGCGAGTGTTATTTGCGAGAGTGCAAAGCAGGAAAAGGCGGATATGATCATTATGGGAACACGGGGACAGGGACTTGTTTCAGAGCTGATCCTGGGTAGTGTGAGTCATCATGTGATTCAGCATGCACCTTGTCCGGTACTGACGGTAAAATAG
- a CDS encoding DUF5695 domain-containing protein, which produces MAVQLSNQIFSISIGNYGDISSLRLTGDTFNTNYVMNGSNAPKQNTSDHQWLGELMFTYRLGNGAWTRAWTSNSADARQITSSGNSVQVSYQNSSNHQGIRNFTLHETYSLVNDYLHWQMKVTNTSNQTLEIGDWGLPLPFNEYWSGGNNEQIYETRVLSHSFVGHHSSFITAGRPSGIGPYILLMPDASTGAGLEYQDHWRVEEHPGSTWAMEQGGWSEGLNVFYIHSNVIKSTNRGYLGSTSLSLAPGESKTYAFKFYKVADEQAVKDRLYSEGHVDVTVVPGMIVPTNLKAKFDLHTRKSITSVTAQYPSETTINYLENAPTNHKIYELTLGRLGHNNITVNYGNGEKTVLQFYAIEPVDTALQRHSTFMVNSTQWNVPGDLRDKVFDDWMMQYKAKRNSFAGYWGWGDDWGLTHGQFLAEKNVLKPVASEIKAVDDYLEVAIWTNLMEGHHTDYLVPDFLMPQPNTTPTYRGYAYPHIYNTFFSMYKLAKLYPNLISYRNSKNTYLLRAYRIFKALYEGPVAYNWNTGLMGELTTPDIIKALQEEGLTTEANDLIAKMATKYNNFKNTTYPYGSEYNYDNTGEEAVYTLAKMNGNTTMMSKINAKTRAARGHMPVWYYYADPVTITGENWWNFQYTTSLAGYAMDDWTRRYSSNPEVDQRLSYAAKLANIGAINSGQISSDPANIGAVSWTYQAGKGNYGALGLDGGPLFNGWRGMSGEADLGLFGAIKILSSDVAVDPIFGLFGYGCDVTESNNSYTITPKDGVFQRLHLITQKLSLELNRDQYSLAIVSKSKNNIRLMLKNTTPGTAHTTAVTITGLAAGTYDVLIDGTKTGSVTAVNNAATTVRLNIGTAANYDIRIQSSTGNPAPAGDIIAHYEFNETAGSTAADSSGYGQQASVHGGSWGAGRNGNALRLNGTDAYASLPSGIVSSLNDFTIAAWVQVNTHNGWARLFDFGAGTDRYMFLTPKAEGTGMRFAITVLGNGEEQQLNAPELATGVWKHVAVTLSGTTGIMYVDGIEATRNTNMTLKPSSLGLTDWNYIGKSQFDDPYLNGAVDELIIYNRALTAQEIRGLASASSTITAHDVGVQAYAEGAD; this is translated from the coding sequence ATGGCAGTACAGCTATCTAATCAAATATTCTCCATCTCGATCGGGAATTATGGGGATATCTCTTCCTTACGTCTGACAGGAGACACCTTCAATACGAATTATGTCATGAACGGCTCCAACGCACCTAAGCAAAATACGTCAGATCATCAGTGGCTGGGTGAACTTATGTTCACCTATCGTCTCGGTAACGGGGCCTGGACTCGGGCGTGGACAAGCAATTCTGCAGATGCGCGCCAGATCACCTCTTCTGGTAACAGTGTCCAGGTGTCCTATCAAAATTCCTCAAACCATCAGGGAATACGCAACTTCACTTTACATGAAACCTATTCGTTGGTTAACGACTATTTACATTGGCAAATGAAAGTAACGAATACCTCTAATCAAACACTGGAAATTGGAGATTGGGGGCTGCCGCTACCTTTTAACGAATACTGGTCCGGCGGTAATAACGAACAAATCTATGAAACCAGGGTACTCTCTCACTCCTTTGTAGGTCACCACAGCTCCTTTATTACCGCTGGACGGCCTAGCGGCATCGGACCGTATATCCTGCTGATGCCCGATGCCTCAACGGGTGCTGGTCTCGAATATCAGGATCACTGGAGAGTCGAGGAGCATCCAGGCAGTACATGGGCTATGGAGCAAGGTGGCTGGTCTGAGGGACTGAATGTGTTCTATATCCACTCCAATGTCATCAAAAGCACCAACCGTGGTTATCTCGGGAGCACCAGTCTGTCGCTGGCCCCTGGTGAAAGCAAAACGTATGCCTTTAAATTCTACAAGGTAGCAGACGAGCAGGCTGTAAAGGACAGGCTATACAGCGAGGGACATGTGGATGTGACGGTGGTTCCGGGTATGATTGTCCCGACCAATCTCAAGGCTAAATTCGATCTGCATACCCGTAAATCCATTACCTCTGTCACAGCGCAGTATCCCTCCGAAACGACCATCAACTATTTGGAAAATGCCCCTACAAACCACAAAATATATGAACTTACACTAGGACGATTGGGTCACAACAATATTACGGTGAACTACGGTAACGGCGAAAAAACCGTTCTCCAGTTCTATGCCATTGAGCCAGTTGACACTGCACTTCAGCGTCACTCCACTTTCATGGTCAACAGCACGCAATGGAATGTGCCTGGCGATCTGAGGGACAAGGTGTTTGACGATTGGATGATGCAATATAAGGCCAAACGCAACAGCTTTGCCGGCTACTGGGGCTGGGGCGATGATTGGGGATTAACTCACGGCCAGTTTCTGGCGGAGAAAAATGTCCTGAAGCCCGTGGCCTCTGAGATCAAGGCAGTCGATGATTATCTGGAGGTGGCTATCTGGACGAATCTGATGGAAGGCCATCATACCGATTATCTGGTCCCCGATTTCCTGATGCCGCAGCCTAATACGACACCAACGTACCGGGGCTATGCCTATCCGCACATTTATAATACGTTTTTCAGCATGTATAAACTTGCCAAGCTGTATCCCAACCTGATCAGCTATCGCAATAGCAAAAACACATATTTGCTACGTGCTTACCGTATTTTTAAAGCGTTGTATGAAGGCCCTGTTGCTTATAACTGGAACACAGGACTTATGGGTGAGCTGACCACACCGGATATAATTAAGGCGCTTCAGGAAGAAGGATTGACTACTGAGGCTAACGACCTGATTGCCAAAATGGCTACCAAGTACAACAATTTCAAAAACACCACCTATCCTTATGGCTCTGAGTACAACTATGACAATACAGGCGAAGAGGCCGTATATACACTTGCCAAAATGAACGGCAATACGACGATGATGAGCAAAATCAATGCCAAAACACGCGCCGCACGCGGTCATATGCCTGTCTGGTACTATTACGCCGATCCGGTCACAATCACCGGAGAAAATTGGTGGAACTTCCAGTACACCACCTCGCTGGCGGGCTATGCGATGGACGACTGGACACGTCGTTATTCGTCCAATCCCGAAGTGGACCAGCGTCTATCCTATGCCGCCAAGCTGGCGAACATCGGGGCGATTAATTCGGGACAGATCAGCTCTGATCCTGCCAATATCGGGGCAGTATCGTGGACATATCAGGCAGGCAAGGGCAATTACGGAGCCCTTGGTCTGGACGGCGGCCCTCTGTTTAACGGATGGCGCGGCATGTCCGGGGAAGCTGATCTGGGGCTGTTTGGAGCCATTAAAATCCTAAGCTCGGATGTTGCTGTCGATCCGATATTCGGCTTATTCGGCTATGGCTGTGACGTTACTGAAAGCAATAACAGCTATACGATTACTCCAAAAGACGGTGTATTCCAACGTCTGCATCTGATCACCCAGAAGCTGAGTCTGGAGCTGAACCGGGATCAATATAGCTTGGCCATCGTATCCAAGTCCAAGAACAATATCCGCTTGATGTTGAAAAATACGACACCTGGCACAGCTCATACGACTGCTGTGACGATAACTGGACTCGCGGCAGGTACGTATGACGTACTGATAGACGGCACAAAAACCGGCTCAGTCACAGCTGTTAACAATGCTGCGACTACTGTCAGACTGAATATCGGTACGGCAGCCAACTACGATATCCGTATTCAGTCCAGTACAGGCAATCCGGCTCCCGCTGGGGACATTATAGCCCATTATGAATTTAACGAAACGGCCGGATCAACCGCAGCCGATTCGTCAGGTTATGGGCAGCAGGCCAGTGTACATGGCGGCTCGTGGGGCGCGGGACGGAATGGCAATGCTCTGCGCCTTAACGGTACAGACGCCTATGCCAGCCTGCCCAGTGGAATAGTTAGCAGCCTCAATGACTTTACCATTGCCGCGTGGGTACAAGTGAACACGCATAACGGCTGGGCTCGTCTGTTTGATTTTGGAGCAGGAACAGATCGGTATATGTTTTTGACCCCGAAGGCCGAAGGGACAGGTATGCGTTTTGCCATCACTGTCTTGGGGAACGGAGAGGAACAGCAGCTGAACGCCCCGGAACTGGCGACAGGGGTCTGGAAGCATGTTGCCGTGACTCTGTCAGGCACTACAGGAATTATGTATGTGGACGGTATAGAGGCGACCCGCAACACGAATATGACGCTGAAGCCTTCCAGCCTTGGACTGACAGATTGGAACTACATTGGGAAATCCCAGTTTGATGATCCTTATCTGAATGGTGCGGTAGATGAGCTGATCATTTACAACAGGGCTCTGACCGCTCAGGAAATTAGGGGTTTGGCCTCGGCAAGCAGCACCATTACAGCCCATGATGTGGGAGTCCAAGCATATGCTGAGGGGGCAGATTAA
- a CDS encoding DUF1259 domain-containing protein yields MAVSPLCKRFADILKATPQIINGVCTASAVRNNIKPIILGKRTRSFLAIPQAFSFESIGRNGKGLCLGETVILTAEINPFISRLRKHDIKVTALHNHWLFDNPNLWYIHFEKVEKPLVFATEVRDALNVLTTKPVRPVIQKK; encoded by the coding sequence ATGGCAGTTAGTCCACTTTGTAAACGGTTTGCCGATATATTAAAAGCAACACCTCAAATCATTAACGGAGTTTGTACTGCATCTGCAGTCAGAAACAACATCAAGCCAATCATTTTGGGGAAAAGGACCCGATCCTTTCTTGCAATACCCCAAGCTTTTTCTTTCGAAAGTATTGGCCGTAACGGAAAAGGATTATGTCTTGGCGAAACCGTGATTTTAACCGCAGAAATTAATCCGTTTATTTCTCGACTTCGTAAACATGATATCAAAGTGACGGCACTGCACAATCACTGGCTATTCGATAACCCCAACCTTTGGTACATCCACTTTGAAAAAGTAGAAAAGCCGCTTGTTTTCGCCACAGAAGTGCGTGACGCCCTTAATGTCTTGACAACGAAGCCTGTACGGCCGGTTATTCAAAAAAAATAA
- a CDS encoding MerR family transcriptional regulator, which translates to MVTYKIDEVAKQSGLTKRTIRYYEEIGLLPSPQRSEGNMRLYTQEDVDLLKKIVSAKEVLGFSLQELQRYMSAAEMLKGQREEYRERTEHLQPIERRAMLEDMERTLNEQLELMEGKINSIRMLQTELEELRIRVRERKILLDEELEHDPS; encoded by the coding sequence ATGGTTACGTATAAAATTGATGAGGTCGCGAAACAAAGCGGTTTGACCAAGCGAACTATTCGTTATTATGAGGAAATCGGCTTATTGCCCTCCCCGCAGCGCAGTGAAGGAAATATGCGGCTGTATACGCAGGAGGATGTGGATTTACTAAAAAAAATAGTGAGTGCCAAGGAAGTGCTTGGTTTTTCTTTGCAAGAGCTTCAGCGTTACATGTCCGCAGCGGAAATGCTCAAGGGGCAGCGGGAGGAATATCGCGAGCGAACGGAGCACTTGCAACCAATCGAGCGACGGGCCATGTTGGAGGATATGGAACGTACGCTGAACGAACAGTTGGAATTAATGGAGGGGAAAATCAACAGCATCCGTATGCTCCAGACTGAATTGGAAGAGCTGCGGATCAGGGTTCGTGAACGCAAAATCCTTTTGGATGAGGAACTTGAACACGACCCATCATAA
- a CDS encoding MFS transporter, whose amino-acid sequence MSSQHALPEELKERSGFLSQPKAVWAVAFACVISFMGLGLVDPILPAIADQLHATKSQVSLLFTSYNLVTGVAMLITGVVSSRLGVKWTLLTGILFIIVFAGLGGTANTVGGIVGYRAGWGLGNALFIATALSAIVGLSTSGTAKAIILYEAALGLGISVGPLLGGELGSISWRGPFFGVAGLMVVGFLFITFMLPSIPKPKKRGSIADPFKALSYPALLTLGIVALLYNFGFFTLMAYSPYVMHLDEHGLGYVFFGWGIMLAFTSVFVAPKIQARLSVVSSISIMLTLFAIDLGVMAIGTVAGSPTTVIVAVIVAGIFLGINNTLITTAVMQAAPVERSTASAAYSFMRFLGGAISPWLAGKLSEWYSAETPFYFGALMVLIGVAVLIVRRRHMQDIQVDAH is encoded by the coding sequence ATGAGTTCACAACATGCATTACCTGAAGAGTTAAAAGAACGCTCAGGCTTCCTGTCTCAACCTAAAGCCGTATGGGCGGTCGCCTTTGCTTGTGTTATTTCATTTATGGGTCTGGGATTAGTCGATCCGATTCTTCCGGCCATTGCCGATCAGCTTCATGCTACGAAAAGCCAAGTGTCATTGCTGTTTACCAGCTATAATCTGGTGACAGGCGTTGCGATGCTGATTACGGGCGTCGTATCAAGTCGATTGGGTGTCAAATGGACGCTACTAACCGGGATTTTATTTATTATTGTGTTTGCCGGATTGGGCGGTACGGCCAATACAGTTGGCGGAATTGTAGGCTACCGAGCAGGCTGGGGTTTGGGGAATGCTTTGTTTATCGCAACAGCGTTATCTGCGATTGTTGGTCTGTCCACTTCTGGAACAGCTAAAGCGATTATTTTGTATGAAGCGGCTTTGGGCCTCGGGATTTCAGTCGGCCCGCTGCTAGGTGGTGAGTTAGGTTCCATTTCCTGGCGTGGTCCGTTTTTCGGTGTAGCCGGACTGATGGTAGTGGGATTTTTGTTCATTACGTTTATGTTGCCTTCGATTCCAAAGCCCAAAAAACGTGGCTCCATTGCCGATCCGTTCAAAGCGCTTAGTTATCCAGCTTTACTCACGCTCGGCATTGTGGCGTTGTTATATAACTTTGGATTTTTTACGTTGATGGCGTATTCTCCATATGTAATGCATTTAGACGAGCATGGTTTGGGTTACGTGTTTTTTGGTTGGGGAATTATGCTGGCCTTTACCTCGGTGTTTGTAGCACCAAAGATTCAAGCACGCTTGAGCGTGGTATCTTCCATTAGTATCATGCTGACGCTATTTGCCATTGATTTAGGTGTTATGGCGATTGGGACGGTAGCTGGTTCGCCAACGACTGTCATTGTCGCCGTCATTGTAGCTGGTATTTTTCTGGGGATTAATAATACATTGATTACCACTGCTGTTATGCAGGCTGCTCCAGTGGAGCGCTCGACAGCATCTGCGGCCTACAGCTTTATGCGTTTTTTGGGCGGGGCCATTTCGCCGTGGCTTGCAGGGAAGCTGTCAGAGTGGTACTCAGCAGAAACCCCGTTTTATTTTGGAGCATTGATGGTACTGATTGGTGTAGCTGTGCTGATCGTACGTCGTCGACATATGCAGGATATTCAGGTAGATGCACACTAA
- a CDS encoding TetR/AcrR family transcriptional regulator, with amino-acid sequence MRAGVRSRESRRLLLEAGAEEFAQTGFYQTKVSSIAARAGLTQPDFYIHFESKEQMYEELVESFRNLVNETVQSMKVDPDQSETEILRRGQVFLEAIFRVLSNNPAITRVGFYQAADSVRIKAEMAEHIKKHLMAAQRWGSCREELDPELTAECVIGLIERLTLTKLLPGRESPSVLAMQARNLLYRGMLASEGYGTVES; translated from the coding sequence ATGAGAGCGGGAGTCAGAAGTCGGGAAAGTCGACGGTTGTTACTGGAAGCGGGGGCTGAAGAGTTCGCTCAGACGGGGTTTTATCAGACAAAGGTAAGTTCGATCGCGGCGCGTGCAGGATTGACGCAGCCGGATTTTTATATTCATTTTGAAAGCAAGGAACAGATGTATGAGGAGCTTGTGGAGAGCTTTCGTAATTTGGTGAATGAGACAGTACAGAGCATGAAGGTAGACCCGGATCAGAGCGAGACTGAAATTTTGAGACGGGGACAAGTGTTTCTGGAGGCTATTTTTCGCGTGTTGTCTAATAATCCGGCGATCACTCGTGTCGGATTTTACCAGGCAGCAGACTCGGTGCGCATTAAGGCGGAAATGGCAGAGCACATCAAAAAACATCTGATGGCAGCACAACGATGGGGTTCCTGCCGTGAGGAACTGGACCCTGAACTGACAGCAGAATGCGTGATCGGTTTGATAGAACGGCTGACGTTAACGAAATTGCTGCCTGGGCGCGAAAGTCCGTCTGTTCTTGCCATGCAGGCACGAAACCTACTGTATCGTGGTATGCTGGCTTCCGAAGGATACGGAACCGTAGAATCTTAA
- a CDS encoding PLP-dependent aminotransferase family protein → MDITIAYQRAIQKYHFKYLALYHALREGILTGSLASGTRLPSSRDLAVMYGISRGSVKEAYDMLLAEGYVNSVVGRGTFVMEQTAMLPDESLIDQQNQNSPNTKQKAPALSAWGQRIMQIERERALYSTPVYATDRDGAHQPLISFQAEEVILEGSSQIAWKSALAAAGKDLQKPSDGSMPALVNGDNWLREAICHHVGRTRGITATPEQVVLCSGSMEVITLLSQLLIHEQDNIVLENPCYSGIYRAVTASGGQIHAAELDQHGIIPQDWDAKLLFVTPGRQFPTGAVLPLTRRQHILQWAASKGAWIIEDDYDSEFRWAGRPIEPLKALDHADCVIYVGSFSKSMFSSLRLGFAILPVELAQALTAAKRLYDPLPPARLEQRALARFMMRGDYIRHLRRMTRIYRSRYDVFQHEIQPLSELFHWHQNDCGLHAYAIWKHGPAPYHHLMQMARFYGVTWRDAADYQLTPGPPSACFNFAHLTEQQIIEGVTRLCQAWDRIKHKYHGAKLKL, encoded by the coding sequence ATGGACATTACGATTGCTTATCAACGTGCGATTCAAAAATATCATTTTAAATACTTGGCATTGTATCACGCTCTTCGAGAGGGGATTCTCACTGGCTCCCTTGCCAGCGGTACGCGCCTGCCTTCCAGTCGCGATCTGGCTGTGATGTATGGAATTTCGCGCGGGAGTGTTAAAGAAGCATACGATATGCTGTTGGCAGAAGGATATGTGAATTCGGTAGTAGGCAGAGGAACGTTTGTTATGGAACAGACCGCAATGCTGCCAGACGAATCTCTAATCGACCAGCAAAACCAAAACTCACCTAATACAAAACAAAAAGCCCCTGCTCTGTCAGCATGGGGACAACGAATAATGCAGATCGAAAGGGAACGAGCCTTATACTCGACTCCTGTGTATGCTACAGATAGAGATGGTGCACACCAGCCTTTGATTTCTTTTCAAGCAGAAGAAGTTATATTGGAGGGTAGCTCACAGATCGCATGGAAAAGTGCATTGGCTGCCGCCGGCAAAGATCTGCAAAAGCCCTCGGATGGCTCGATGCCTGCACTAGTGAACGGTGATAACTGGCTGCGTGAAGCAATTTGTCATCATGTTGGCAGAACACGCGGAATTACGGCCACCCCCGAACAAGTCGTATTATGCAGCGGTTCCATGGAAGTGATCACGTTACTAAGTCAGCTGCTTATTCATGAACAAGATAACATTGTACTGGAAAATCCCTGTTATTCCGGCATCTATCGTGCAGTAACTGCCTCAGGCGGACAGATACACGCTGCTGAACTGGATCAGCATGGAATTATTCCACAGGATTGGGATGCCAAGCTCCTGTTTGTTACGCCTGGACGGCAGTTTCCAACCGGTGCTGTATTGCCATTAACACGCCGTCAACATATTTTGCAATGGGCAGCGTCCAAGGGGGCGTGGATTATTGAGGATGATTATGACAGTGAATTCCGCTGGGCGGGACGCCCTATTGAACCGTTAAAAGCATTAGACCACGCGGATTGTGTCATCTATGTCGGTTCCTTTTCCAAAAGTATGTTCAGCAGCCTTCGACTCGGTTTTGCCATCCTGCCTGTGGAGTTGGCCCAAGCGCTTACTGCTGCCAAACGACTATACGATCCCCTGCCGCCTGCACGCTTGGAACAGCGTGCACTGGCACGTTTTATGATGCGCGGAGACTACATTCGTCATTTGCGGCGGATGACTCGAATATACAGATCACGCTACGACGTGTTCCAGCATGAAATACAGCCGTTGAGTGAGCTGTTTCACTGGCATCAGAACGATTGTGGTCTACACGCCTATGCCATCTGGAAGCATGGACCTGCCCCGTATCATCATTTGATGCAGATGGCACGATTTTATGGAGTCACATGGCGTGATGCCGCAGATTACCAACTGACACCAGGACCTCCTTCAGCCTGCTTTAACTTTGCCCACTTAACGGAGCAGCAAATTATCGAAGGTGTTACGCGTCTGTGCCAGGCCTGGGATCGTATCAAACATAAGTATCACGGAGCAAAGCTGAAGCTTTAA
- a CDS encoding pentapeptide repeat-containing protein, whose product MKNKMESPKIPADLPILNEEIRSIRSKDELSVGAVEEIMLDNIEAVKVSLEKMTFKNVTITESSLPESEWTDVIFDKCDLSNVNFSGSFIHRAEFRNCKLLGTDFSRSRFQNVRFLDCLGDYSMFRFANFKQVGFEDCSLISTDFYHLTLQKTSFARCNLDQAILSGSKLKGVDLSDCEFDGIQVEIEDLNGCIISPHQASSFVGLLGLVIK is encoded by the coding sequence ATGAAAAATAAAATGGAGTCACCGAAGATTCCTGCGGACTTACCCATATTAAATGAAGAAATACGCTCCATACGATCCAAAGACGAACTTAGTGTGGGGGCAGTAGAGGAAATCATGTTGGACAATATCGAAGCAGTTAAAGTTTCATTAGAGAAGATGACTTTTAAAAATGTAACCATCACAGAATCGTCATTGCCAGAAAGTGAATGGACAGACGTCATTTTTGATAAATGTGATCTGTCTAATGTTAATTTTTCCGGTTCCTTTATCCATCGCGCAGAGTTCAGAAATTGTAAATTGCTTGGAACGGATTTTTCGAGAAGCAGATTCCAAAACGTTCGTTTTCTGGATTGCTTAGGGGATTATTCAATGTTCCGTTTTGCGAATTTCAAGCAAGTTGGTTTTGAGGATTGTTCTTTGATAAGTACAGATTTTTATCATTTAACGCTACAAAAAACCTCTTTTGCCCGTTGCAATCTGGATCAAGCCATCCTGTCGGGGTCCAAGCTCAAGGGGGTAGATCTCAGTGATTGCGAATTTGATGGAATACAAGTGGAGATAGAAGATTTGAATGGCTGCATCATCTCACCGCATCAGGCTTCATCATTTGTGGGCCTTTTGGGGCTAGTGATCAAATAA
- a CDS encoding aldehyde dehydrogenase family protein, with product MQQHLFIGGEWQVASSYTTLKSPYSGEVIAEVAEATAEDAKTAIQAASDARAVMRAMPAHQRSAILEKLADLLEERREDAARIIAREASKPWKAALAEVDRTVQTYKFAAEEAKRIHGETIPLDAAPGGEGRMAYTLKEPVGVVGAITPFNFPMNLVAHKVGPALAAGNTVVLKPAEQTPLSAYLIAELLEQAGLPAGALNVISGDGKTIGDVLVTDPRVSYITFTGSPAVGTEIRSKAGLKRVTLELGSNAAVIIDRDTDVDAVIDRCVSGAFANQGQVCISVQRIYVVDELYDTFVSRFVEATQRLKIGDPLDPDTDVSALISAKDVERVREWLEEAVQAGARIALGGHTEGGILEPTVLLDVDPTSKVSCREVFAPLVLIHSVSSVDEAVNHVNNSIYGLQAGIYTRNITTALDAADKLEVGGVMINDIPSFRVDHMPYGGVKQSGTGREGVKYAMEEMLETKLIVIKR from the coding sequence ATGCAGCAGCATTTATTTATTGGTGGTGAATGGCAAGTAGCTTCATCATATACGACACTGAAATCACCGTATTCTGGGGAAGTCATTGCTGAGGTAGCAGAGGCCACTGCTGAGGATGCCAAGACCGCTATTCAGGCCGCATCTGATGCACGTGCAGTGATGCGGGCCATGCCAGCGCACCAGCGGTCAGCTATTTTGGAGAAGCTGGCTGACCTGCTGGAAGAGCGGCGTGAGGATGCAGCACGTATCATTGCACGCGAAGCGTCCAAGCCATGGAAGGCTGCGCTCGCGGAAGTTGATCGGACCGTGCAAACCTACAAGTTCGCAGCCGAAGAAGCCAAGCGCATTCACGGGGAAACCATTCCGCTGGATGCAGCACCGGGCGGCGAGGGCCGAATGGCCTACACGCTTAAAGAACCTGTCGGGGTAGTAGGAGCTATTACACCATTTAACTTCCCGATGAACCTGGTCGCTCATAAAGTGGGCCCTGCGCTGGCAGCAGGCAATACGGTTGTATTGAAGCCTGCGGAGCAGACACCGCTATCGGCTTACTTGATCGCGGAACTGCTGGAGCAGGCTGGGTTGCCTGCGGGCGCTCTTAACGTGATCAGCGGCGATGGTAAAACCATTGGCGACGTACTTGTCACTGATCCGCGCGTTAGCTATATCACTTTTACCGGTAGTCCGGCGGTCGGTACAGAAATTCGCTCCAAGGCTGGCTTGAAGCGGGTCACGCTGGAGCTGGGTTCCAACGCGGCTGTTATTATTGACCGTGATACGGATGTGGACGCGGTCATCGACCGTTGTGTAAGTGGAGCCTTTGCCAATCAGGGGCAGGTATGTATCTCGGTTCAACGTATTTACGTTGTCGATGAGCTGTATGATACATTTGTATCCCGATTTGTAGAGGCGACTCAACGTTTAAAAATTGGAGATCCGCTAGACCCGGACACGGACGTATCGGCGCTCATCTCAGCCAAGGATGTCGAGCGTGTTCGTGAGTGGCTGGAGGAAGCAGTCCAGGCAGGCGCGAGGATCGCTCTGGGTGGGCATACCGAAGGAGGGATTCTGGAGCCAACCGTATTGCTCGATGTGGACCCGACTTCCAAGGTATCCTGCCGCGAAGTGTTTGCCCCACTTGTGCTGATTCATTCCGTTAGCTCTGTAGATGAGGCTGTGAATCATGTGAATAATTCAATTTATGGCTTACAGGCGGGAATTTACACACGTAATATCACGACCGCGCTGGATGCAGCGGACAAGCTTGAGGTGGGAGGCGTGATGATCAATGACATACCAAGCTTCCGTGTTGACCATATGCCGTATGGCGGTGTGAAGCAAAGTGGCACCGGACGCGAAGGTGTAAAGTACGCTATGGAAGAAATGCTGGAAACCAAGCTGATCGTTATTAAACGGTAA
- a CDS encoding pyridoxamine 5'-phosphate oxidase family protein, whose translation MRRKEFTVAELEEIEQFLSEVSFGFLGMNSEDGFPRVVPLNFAYGNGVFYIHGSRAGEKMERMKEDNRVTFSAAKEYALIPSYFTDEHMACPATSFFKSITVRGHAEHVVDLEEKASAFSIFMSKLQTEGGYDTIDANDSRYASRLKGVALIKIVPEEWTAKFKFGQNVKDQERQQIIDGLQQRGLDDDLITISMMRKYCPHH comes from the coding sequence ATGAGAAGAAAAGAATTTACAGTGGCAGAACTAGAGGAAATAGAGCAGTTTCTAAGCGAGGTCAGTTTCGGATTTTTAGGCATGAACAGCGAGGATGGTTTTCCGCGTGTGGTTCCCTTGAATTTCGCTTATGGGAATGGCGTTTTTTATATTCATGGCAGCCGTGCTGGAGAAAAGATGGAACGAATGAAAGAGGATAACCGGGTCACTTTTTCAGCTGCCAAAGAGTATGCGCTCATTCCATCTTATTTTACAGATGAACATATGGCATGTCCTGCGACTTCATTTTTTAAAAGTATTACCGTGCGTGGTCATGCGGAGCATGTAGTGGATTTGGAAGAAAAAGCATCAGCATTTTCCATTTTTATGAGTAAGCTGCAAACGGAAGGCGGGTATGACACGATTGATGCCAACGATTCTCGGTATGCCTCACGTTTGAAAGGGGTCGCTCTGATCAAAATTGTACCCGAGGAATGGACCGCCAAGTTTAAATTTGGCCAAAATGTTAAAGATCAGGAGCGCCAGCAAATTATCGACGGCTTGCAACAACGGGGGCTGGATGATGATCTGATAACAATCTCAATGATGCGTAAATATTGTCCTCATCATTGA